The window CCCGCAGGCGCATACCTGGATAATTGTCAGTGAAGAACTCAGGGTGATTGCTCTGGGTCAGGTAAGGCAACAACGACAGGGTCAGGAAACCATGAGCAATTGTTGTTCCGTACGGGGACTCTTTTTCCGCACGCTGTGGGTCGACATGGATCCATTGCTCGTCGCCGGTCACCCGTGCAAAATCATCAATCCTCTGTTGGTCAATTTCAAACCATGGGCCGACATGAATCTCCTGGCCCAGAAGAGTCTGGTAACGTTCAATTAATTCAGTCTGAGCAGACATGATTAAATCCTTTCAAAACAACTGTCTCGATTATTGATAGATAACCCTATTACCTTTGCCCTGCAAGACAAATCGGTAAAATATAAGCTTCATAGCGTATACATTTAACTCAGATAAACCTTGAGCAAATTCAAACATTTCGAAATAATACAGAACAGAAACCTCTGCGCAGGAAAAAAATTCTGTGCTAAAGTGACCAGCAGTTAAAAACAGCTACTGTACTCGAGCAAATGGTTCGTAATTCTGGCAGACAAACAGGCAGGATTAAGACCATTTCTTAATGCATGAGGTCCAGCATGTCGAACAGCGACAAAAATAAACTTCGAGAAGACAGCCATCCAATGCGTCGGGCGACCGACAAGAGACCACAAAAGTACATGCTGACCATTAAGGATGTTGCCAAGCTCCTTCACCAGCGCAGCAGAATCGATGATGAACAGTATGAGATGATTCTCAAGCGGGGCGATGCCCAGGCTGCAAGGCTGAACAGTCATCTGCCCAAAAACCTGGCCAAGAAAGAGATCTACTTGCCTGAGCTGGCCTCTCCTGCCCAGGTGATCACCTCCTTTAGTCTGGAGATTCCTGCGACACAGAAGAAATTGACTGAAGATGCCATCACGGAGCTGATCGCCCAGGCGTCTGGCATGGAATATATCAAGATAGACCCCCTCAAGCTGGAACTTGATGTCGTCACCGACCAGATCCCCAGAGCCTTCGCTTTGAAGAACCTGGTGGTACCGATCGATGAGAAGGAAGGTGTCATCACAATTGCCGTAGCCGACCCATTCAATGTCCGACCGATTGAAGACTTGCAGCATGCGCTCGGCATCAAGATCAAAAGAATTTTTGCTTCCCGTAGCGACGTCCTGAAAATTCTCGAGGAGTTTTTCGGTTTTCAGGCCTCTGTCAGAGCAGCGCAAGTCGACATGGGCCTCAGCTCTGAACTCTCCAATCTCGAGCAGCTCTTCAAGATGCGCGGCCGTGACGAGGTTGAAAGTAGCGATCAACACATCATTTCTGCGGTGGAATTCCTGCTCAAATATGCCTTCGACCAGCGGGCCAGCGATATCCACATAGAACCGAAACGAGACAAGTCATCAATCCGCTTCAGGGTCGATGGTGTTCTGCACAACATCCACACCGTTCCTGGCAACCTCCATCCGGCGATTGTCTCTCGCCTGAAGTTGCTGTCACGTCTCGACGTCGCAGAGAAGCGCCGTCCACAAGACGGCCGCATCAAAACCGAACACATGGCCAAAGACATCGAGCTGCGTGTTTCCACCCTGCCGGTCGCTTTCGGTGAGAAGGTCGTTATTCGAATCTTCGATCCAGAAATTCTCATGCAGAAGCTCGACCGGATCGGTTTTTACGAACGTGAATACAAACTTTACAGTGAGTTCATCAGAAAGCCGAATGGCATTGTCCTGGTCACCGGGCCTACAGGTAGCGGTAAGACGACGACTCTTTACTCCTCGCTGAAAACTATCGCCTCACCGGAGATCAATATCATCACCATCGAAGATCCTATCGAGATGGTGATGGAAGACTTCAACCAGGTCGGCGTGCAAGCTGCAATCAATGTCACCTTCGGCACCGTCTTGCGGAACATCCTGCGACAAGACCCCGACGTCCTGATGATCGGCGAGATCCGCGATGCAGATACGGCCAGCAACGCGGTACAGGCAGCCCTGACCGGTCACCTGGTGCTCTCCACCTTGCATACCAATGATGCGCCGTCATCCATCACGCGTCTGCTTGATATCGGGATTCCGGCATTCCTGATCACCTCAACAATTAACGGCATTATCGCCCAGCGTCTGCTCCGATCCATCTGCCAGGAATGCAAATATGAAACAACCCTGACTGATGAAGAGATCACCTATCTTGACCTTGAGAAGAAAGACTATAAAGTTTGGGAAGGTAAAGGCTGTGATGAGTGTCGCGGCACAGGCTACAAGGGTCGAACCGGGATCTTTGAGGTCCTCGAATTCACTGAACGGCTAAAAGCGAAGATCACTGAGCACACAGACATGGCCGAAGTTTACGCAATTGCCAAGGCCGATGGAATGGTTTCTTTGCGTGAGTTAGCCATGCAGAAAATGTTTGAGGGACACACCACCTTCAAAGAGATTGTTTCCGTGACGGGTTAGCAACTTCAGGATTGCTTTCGCGGGGAAACTCTTAAGGAGACAGGCAATGAATCAAGGCTGTTCCTGGCAAGACGTTTCTATCGCAGTTTTTATCCTGCTTCTGTTCCAGAGCGTTATTATACCGCCGGCTTATGCCCAGATGGACTGGCTCAAGTCGGGTCAGGAACTTCTGGATACGGTCAACCAGACCCCTCAGGGACAAACCACACCCCAACTCTCCAATCTATCCGACAGCGACATCGCCAATGGTCTCAAAGACGCGCTTCGGGTTGGTACGGAAAGGGTCGTTGGACAACTCGGCAAAGCTGACGGCTTCAACGCGGATCCCGCAATCCACATCCCATTGCCTGATAGTATGTTACGGGTCAAACAAGCACTGGATGCGATAGGTCTGACAGCCATGATGGACGACCTGGAGCTCAAGTTGAACCGCGCGGCAGAAGCAGCGACCCCACCTGCAAAGAAAATCTTTTGGGATTCCATAGAATCGATGACGATGGATGATGTCACGGGCATTTACAATGGCCCTGATGATGCCGCCACTCGATATTTCCAAGACAAGATGTCTGCCCCTCTCGCAGAAGCGATGCAGCCCATCGTCGAACAAGCCATCAATCAGGTTGGTGCAGTTCAGGCTTACGATGCGGTCATGGGAGAGTACTCGAGCCTGCCCTTTATGCCAAACGTCAAAGCAGATCTGAACAGCTATGTTGTTACAGAAGGGATGAACGGAATTTTTCATTACATCGCAGCAGAAGAAACGGCAATTCGCCAGAACCCCGTTGCAAGGACCACGGATATTCTGAAAAAAGTGTTTGGCACTAAATAGTGCCTAGAGACTCGGGGGCTATCCCCCAGTTAGCTGAACAAACACATGCCATAACTAAGGGTTATAAACTATCTGCAACAAAGGCGAGACCATAACTTCATGGTTTCGCCTTTGTTTATCCAAAGAGTTGATCGTTAAAAATTTGTCGGCGACTAAGCCGTCTTCTCTTTCAGGCGCCTTAGATCTTCGATAACCTGGAGGCTGCCATTGCGACGCTCGTCCATTTCGTCAAAAATACGTTGCGCCATGTCACTGACACGTTCGACCGAACTCTCGATCTGTCGCGTATTTTCGGCCTGACGGGAGGTCGCTTTCACCATATCATCGGACATGGTCTGGACTTCCTCGACAGCAGAGACGATACTTCTGGCTCCATTGGCCTCTTCTCGTGAGGCCCTGGAAACCTGGGAAGACATTTCACCCAGCTCTTCAACCGAGTTACTCACTCCGATAACAGACTGAGAGATTTCCTGCGTCGATTTTCTGATATCGTGAGCCATTTCCATGGCCTGCTGAGAGCTGCCCAAGATCTGGGACAGGACATCTGACATCTCTTCACCCTGCTCCATGCCAACTTTGACCAGTCGGTGCGTGCTGCGAATATGGTCAACCGTATCTTTTGTATATTTCTGAATCTCTTCGATAATTTGATTAATTTGATCTGTTGATGAAGCGGCTTCTTGAGCGAGGCTTCTGACTTCATCAGCAACAACAGCGAAAGAACGTCCATGTTCACCGGCCTGGGCTGCGATGATGGCCGCGTTTAAAGCTAACAGGCTGGTTTTTTGTGTCAGATCTGTAACGACAGAGGTGATTGTGCCGACCTGCTCTCCCTTGAGAGAGAGATCATTGATTGTTCCCTCAGCCTGCTCAACCGCAGACACAATTCCGCGCATACCATCAAGAACCTGTTTTACGGTTTCAACACCGTGTTCAGCACGTTCCTTGACTGTTTCCGACATGGCATGAGAACGAGCGCTGCTCTCTTCGACAGCGCTTACGGTGTATTGGATCTCGGTCATTGATGCAATCGAGCTTTCCATAAATTCGTTAAGGGACTTGAGACTGTTAGAAACCTGATCGATTGAAACGGAGATCTGGCCGACAGCTGAACGCGTCGAGTTAACCGACTCCTGGATAACCCCGGCACCGCCGGAGATATCTGCTGTGGCAGTCGTTGTAGAAGAAGTCGCTAATCGTAAAGATGTTATTAATTCCGCATGTTCATCGCGATATTTAAGAAATTCATCAAAGGTG of the Deltaproteobacteria bacterium IMCC39524 genome contains:
- a CDS encoding MaoC family dehydratase, which encodes MSAQTELIERYQTLLGQEIHVGPWFEIDQQRIDDFARVTGDEQWIHVDPQRAEKESPYGTTIAHGFLTLSLLPYLTQSNHPEFFTDNYPGMRLRVNYGLNKLRYPAPVLCGSKIRARTTVQSVEEVRDGVQIVYLLTIEIEGEKKPACVAEQVMRVYP
- a CDS encoding GspE/PulE family protein, which produces MSNSDKNKLREDSHPMRRATDKRPQKYMLTIKDVAKLLHQRSRIDDEQYEMILKRGDAQAARLNSHLPKNLAKKEIYLPELASPAQVITSFSLEIPATQKKLTEDAITELIAQASGMEYIKIDPLKLELDVVTDQIPRAFALKNLVVPIDEKEGVITIAVADPFNVRPIEDLQHALGIKIKRIFASRSDVLKILEEFFGFQASVRAAQVDMGLSSELSNLEQLFKMRGRDEVESSDQHIISAVEFLLKYAFDQRASDIHIEPKRDKSSIRFRVDGVLHNIHTVPGNLHPAIVSRLKLLSRLDVAEKRRPQDGRIKTEHMAKDIELRVSTLPVAFGEKVVIRIFDPEILMQKLDRIGFYEREYKLYSEFIRKPNGIVLVTGPTGSGKTTTLYSSLKTIASPEINIITIEDPIEMVMEDFNQVGVQAAINVTFGTVLRNILRQDPDVLMIGEIRDADTASNAVQAALTGHLVLSTLHTNDAPSSITRLLDIGIPAFLITSTINGIIAQRLLRSICQECKYETTLTDEEITYLDLEKKDYKVWEGKGCDECRGTGYKGRTGIFEVLEFTERLKAKITEHTDMAEVYAIAKADGMVSLRELAMQKMFEGHTTFKEIVSVTG
- a CDS encoding methyl-accepting chemotaxis protein, coding for MDLTEILNGRSGKRDVAYAACGMLLGVMAPIGWIILRLILFWDDSQSLSGQVMQDIIGTEQSRYMYTYMCGGTMVVLGLFGFFIGRASQQIHDRALKLDVLNREVAEQKASFEQRFTDLDRSIKNFHIINTDLQKSVDRQEIMRLSAEGLHKVIGFDRANILMVDEASQQLYFAASRGGGLDEADVKTRLPLDERAGCLYKSINDRKVMLIDDIAKMPEEYHLQPPCDAVPQLRSRNFILCPIIVRGQAVGLIAVDNKFKKAKLSDTDVDTVKLFADQVSSSMMRINLLDAVELLTQQLQHTFDEFLKYRDEHAELITSLRLATSSTTTATADISGGAGVIQESVNSTRSAVGQISVSIDQVSNSLKSLNEFMESSIASMTEIQYTVSAVEESSARSHAMSETVKERAEHGVETVKQVLDGMRGIVSAVEQAEGTINDLSLKGEQVGTITSVVTDLTQKTSLLALNAAIIAAQAGEHGRSFAVVADEVRSLAQEAASSTDQINQIIEEIQKYTKDTVDHIRSTHRLVKVGMEQGEEMSDVLSQILGSSQQAMEMAHDIRKSTQEISQSVIGVSNSVEELGEMSSQVSRASREEANGARSIVSAVEEVQTMSDDMVKATSRQAENTRQIESSVERVSDMAQRIFDEMDERRNGSLQVIEDLRRLKEKTA
- a CDS encoding DUF4197 domain-containing protein; translated protein: MNQGCSWQDVSIAVFILLLFQSVIIPPAYAQMDWLKSGQELLDTVNQTPQGQTTPQLSNLSDSDIANGLKDALRVGTERVVGQLGKADGFNADPAIHIPLPDSMLRVKQALDAIGLTAMMDDLELKLNRAAEAATPPAKKIFWDSIESMTMDDVTGIYNGPDDAATRYFQDKMSAPLAEAMQPIVEQAINQVGAVQAYDAVMGEYSSLPFMPNVKADLNSYVVTEGMNGIFHYIAAEETAIRQNPVARTTDILKKVFGTK